Proteins from one Erpetoichthys calabaricus chromosome 11, fErpCal1.3, whole genome shotgun sequence genomic window:
- the LOC114660789 gene encoding epidermal growth factor receptor kinase substrate 8-like protein 1 produces the protein MSYTSGGSANGSPVGSLTGHGRLSAKAIYEQRKKYSSTNFIMADTSQYSVNHLVTFSIDPNENVRTVEDALRNLSAMDAKGKIWTQEMLLKVESNKITLIDVESKDDLETFPLTTVQRCDAIEGEKRFPSLLLLVSQDMTQQKPDVHFFQCDNVGARLICGDINGAISDFKSGKNAMRPNALRFSQEKMVEQAKSPPKHASVPQVIQPTVIYSQVQKNPEKKKSTPSSMGPVGSPAEKVNGVVPAQKDLSIIRSERDVEILNHIFDDIELFMAKLKKSKEALQVLDQRKKSRKSKRKEAGEGLLTVRARPPNEEEFFSTFQKFKYAFSLLARVKTNIINPNSQELIHFLFQPLETIINHSGGPSMASSVVNPLLTNDAINLMQDTLNPKEMNLWKSLGDYWTKPRSEFPKNSSISAYLPKFTSGWEPLQLDPDGHPWEDSVELQHKHEELRLQQSMDQAAQPPITNGLQEIPEKQVFCTYDFVARNSNELSVLQGEHLQVLDDSKRWWKCQNRYGQIGYVPFNILEVVPPGQLKNRTNVERDDPVAGLKKTPPPTPPKKSHRPHSSSQGSWDSTDGLPLDQKDKDRQSQIAVMNDELLQQFSKRNTVHTKQLHIPKSLDTNVPLNYESNPSDVKNWLHAKGFSEITVNSLGILTGAQIFSLNKNELRTVCPEEGARVYSQIMVQKRLLEDQKLATELETVMNKQKKKVDEMTQSGIL, from the exons AGCAACGGAAGAAGTATTCGAGTACAAACTTCATCATGGCTGACACCTCTCAGTACTCTGTTAAT CATCTAGTGACTTTCTCAATTGACCCCAATGAGAATGTGCGGACAGTGGAGGATGCACTTCGTAATCTGTCTGCTATGGATGCCAAGGGTAAGATCTGGACACAAGAAATGCTGCTGAAGGTGGAAAGTAACAAGATCACACTCATTGACGTAGAATCTAAG GATGACTTGGAAACCTTCCCCCTAACTACAGTGCAGCGCTGTGATGCCATTGAAGGAGAAAAGCGCTTCCCTTCACTGTTACTACTTGTTTCTCAGGATATGACACAGCAGAAGCCAGAtgtccatttttttcagtgtgacAATGTCGGG GCCAGACTCATCTGTGGTGACATCAATGGTGCCATCTCCGATTTCAAATCTGGGAAGAATGCCATGAGGCCCAATGCCCTGAG GTTCAGCCAGGAGAAGATGGTAGAACAAGCAAAATCTCCCCCCAAGCATGCTTCTGTGCCCCAGGTCATCCAGCCAACTGTGATCTACAGCCAAGTACAGAAAAACCCTGAGAAAAAAAAGTCTACCCCAAGCTCTATGGGCCCTGTTGGGTCTCCTGCAGAGAAAG tgaATGGTGTTGTTCCTGCCCAGAAAGACTTATCAATAATCCGATCAGAGAGGGATGTG GAAATCCTCAATCACATTTTTGATGACATTGAACTCTTCATGGCAAAgctgaagaaatcaaaagaaGCATTGCAAGTTCTTGACCAGCGTAAAAAATCCAGGAAATCTAAGAGAAAGGAAGCTGGAG AGGGATTACTGACAGTGAGAGCACGTCCCCCAAATGAAGAAGAGTTCTTCAGCACATTTCAGAAGTTCAAATATGCATTTAGTTTGCTG GCAAGAGTGAAGACAAATATTATCAACCCAAATTCTCAGGAACTTATCCATTTCTTGTTTCAACCATTAGAAACA ataataAACCACTCTGGTGGTCCTTCCATGGCAAGCAGTGTTGTAAACCCCCTATTGACAAATGATGCCATTAACCTCATGCAAGACACGCTTAACCCAAAGGAAATGAACCTGTGGAAATCATTAGGGGACTACTGGACCAAACCCAG GTCAGAATTCCCAAAGAATTCTAGTATTTCAGCCTATTTACCAAAATTCACAAGTGGCTGGGAGCCATTGCAGTTAGATCCAGATGGTCATCCCTGGGAAGACTCAGTAGAGCTGCAGCATAAACATGAAGAACTGCGTTTGCAG CAATCTATGGACCAGGCTGCACAGCCACCAATCACAAATGG ACTTCAGGAGATACCCGAAAAGCAAGTGTTCTGCACCTATGACTTTGTGGCCCGGAATAGCAATGAACTGTCTGTGTTACAGGGTGAGCATCTTCAG GTGCTCGATGATTCCAAACGATGGTGGAAGTGCCAGAACCGCTATGGCCAAATCGGTTATGTTCCTTTCAACATTCTTGAAGTTGTGCCTCCTGGGCAACTTAAAAATCGCACAAATGTGGAGAGGGATGACCCAGTAGCAGGTCTGAAG AAAACGCCACCACCAACTCCACCAAAAAAGTCACATCGTCCCCACAGTAGCTCACAGGGTAGCTGGGACTCCACAGATGGCCTACCACTTGATCAAAAGGACAAAG ACCGACAGTCCCAGATCGCAGTAATGAATGATGAGCTGCTGCAACAATTTTCTAAGCGAAACACTGTTCACACAAAACAACTTCATATCCCCAAGTCGTTGGACACGAATGTGCCGCTAAACTACGAGTCAAACCCATCTGATGTCAAGAACTGGCTGCATGCCAAGGGCTTTAGTGAAAT AACGGTCAACTCGCTGGGAATTCTGACAGGAGCACAGATATTTTCTCTCAACAAAAATGAACTACGCACTGTTTGTCCAGAGGAGGGCGCCAGAGTTTATAGCCAGATCATGGTGCAGAAGAGACTGCTTGAG GATCAAAAGCTGGCAACAGAACTTGAAACTGTAAtgaataaacagaagaaaaaagtaGATGAGATGACACAAAGCGGAATTCTCTAA